A stretch of DNA from Anopheles nili chromosome 2, idAnoNiliSN_F5_01, whole genome shotgun sequence:
gtgTACTCCTCCTCTATGACTTaaactgcaacagcagcataaCCAGCGAGTATATGAACTGCACCACACTCACAAACAAAGCGACCGATAAGCGATACATTCCACCGCTCATAAATCTCAGAGGCACTTGTGCCATCTGGATCGTGAGCAAAagttgtgtctttttttggCGTACAACTCGATCGTTGTACCAAGGCGTCGAGTAAACGTCATGTGTCTGATGCTCGTGCAACAGTTCCATCTCATCCACCTGCCAGCAATACTGGAACAGCTCCAACAGATAGATCAAGATCATGCTGCTGGACAACGCGACCTCACTAAACACACTGCCCGTCGTCAGTAACCGCAGTCCGTTGATCGTCAGCAGACACACGATGAACACAAGCTCAAGCAACAGACTCACGTTCATCTGGCGCTTGATCGTGCCGATGTGTTCAAGCAGTTCTACCTTGTAGATGGCGCGATCCTTCAAGAACCCATCTAAAGATCGAGGATCCATAGGCGCGCGGGCGTACGACCCATTCAGGATACGCAGCTCGATCGTGAGTGAGAGCAGATAACTGCTCGTGATGACGTAGCTACCCAAGAAGGTCAGCATGAGCTGGGAGTTTGCCGCGTAAAAGTACAACCGAAAGGCAAACCGAACCGTTGCAGACCACCGTGTGACGTCGAACGGTAAATGGACGAGCGAGGGCAGTAGTACGTCCTGGCTGCGAGATTGCAGTTCATTCAGCACGAACCAGAAAATGAGCGTCACAAGCTGAATGCCTAAAAGTGCGGTCAGAAAGCGGCCCGCATAACGCAAAGTGCTGGTGCGAATGTTGTCTGCGCGCTCGTTGAGGTGGTGAAACTTGGCCTCGTTGATGAACTGCGCCGTCCTTACGAGCGCGGATCGGTGGACATTCTGTTGAAGAGATAGCGCGGGAATTACTTGCCAATTTCACGACCTTTTTCGCTCGCACATGCACAGTTTGCTCACGATGTTGATGAGCCGGGAAAAGGTGAGCAGAATCCCTCCGAACTGGTTGAACTGAACGGCGAACTCCTCCAGCGAGGCGGcgtgcaaacaaacgatcccAAAGTTGTACGCCACCAGCAACTGAACCGCCTGCAGGATGTAGAAGATGCGCGTGAACGTACCGGCCAGTGGCGTAACGTTGAACAGCTGAATGCCGTTGATCATGTCGATCCAGCGCATCCAGCGCAAAAAGCAAATGTTCgatgaaccaccaggcgtctccatttcgcGCGTTGTCTGATGCGCGCTACTCCACCGGGCGCTTTTTATATTGAGGAAAACTGAATCCATTCCGAGATGATTACACACTACGCGAGCTGGGCAGGTGGTTTGCCTGGTTGTGATGAACGGTTTTAGCGGTCCTTTGATCGCGCGTCGATTCGCAGGTGTTTGAACAACGGGACCGCGAGATAAAGCCCGATCCTCGGCACGGTTGGGAGCCCTTTAATTATTTCGAAATGTTGTCCTACCGATGGCACCACGATGATGACCACCGGCAGACCGGGTCTTGTCCGTGTGAACGGTGGAATATGAGAACGTGAACATGTGCACTATGTGGAGgggtatatttttgttttcacaagTTGTTTCTCAAATTACCCCgcgtgtgttgatttttgtggcacacacgcgcgataTCATCGATCCAGCAAACTTTCTTCATTAACGGCCCCTCGAACCTCGGGTTCCGGTGTCCGTTAATTTGTTTCGTGCGTTTCCTCGCGTACATAACGCATCGGGATTTGCCGTATTGTTGCCGGCGTGGTGTTGCTTTATGTGCTCCCGTGCATATAGTTAGTCGCTTCGCAAGGACGAACAATAATGTACATTCCTCTCGACAACGTTCAGTGCAGGTGGCTTCGGGAACTTGGGAGCTGCAAGCTGCAACAGCGTTTTGGAGCAGCGCTGGAATAAATTCCAACCGCTTGCGCGGTGGTTGGTGTAGTGAAgggatttattgatttttcattcaaggcattttcatcccttttgcACAACACGCTTGCACGTTTGCCATGTGCTGTCtctcttgcttctttttctctctctctctttctctctcctctaTCAGGGAGCTTTTTCAACATCATGCTGGCCTACTCAGCGCGGCTCGTTTGGCATCATTGTTTATGACACGTCGAGCAGGAGTTACCCGGAAAGTTCgggatgaatgaatgaaaacatgTAACAGTTGGCTGTAATGCACGGTTACTATGGTTTCGTGCGACCATTCGTTATTCGCGTCCACATGTTGTGCGCTCCCGGCGCGTCGTAGGGAAAATCGCTGGTCGGGAGGCGCGCTGGTGCGAAAAAAGGAGACCGCTTATCGGTTGGTAAACGCAAAGCGAGACAAAAGTAGGACAGGGAAAAGAGCGCAATTGAACCAAGGTTTGCCAAGAGCACGAGAGATGATTTGCCGTGGTTGGTGTGGCAGTAACGGAGAGCGTTAGGATGGAGTTCCCGGGTTGTGCTCGGTGTACTATTAAGCTCGTGatgatttttcaattacttGGCCAGTCTTGTGTTTTGGTTTAAGTTTGTGGCGATTCGCTCTTCATTTTCCCTTTGTTCATTTGGTGTGCCTTCGTTCGGCGTCGTCGGTCTCTTTATGGATATTCTTCCTTGTCAGTTTGAGTATTTATTGCTCCAGCTTTTCagcatttattttaatctaCTTTCATCTGCACCGAGTTTCCCTCGCTGTCGGTTaacagcttcattttttttcccgtttctctTGGCTTATGAGAATTTTAaactcgccttttttttttgtttctaacaATATTTAATAGTTTTTCCTTGATTTATTATCCGCTCCGATCGCGCGCACCAACGGCAAGCTGACTAACCGGAGAGCTATGGGCGGCTCGCAAACGGGTTGCGGGTGGCTTACTTTCCGTGCCCATTTTTaatcttttccttcgcttaccactcacccacccccgACAAACCACCACACAAGGTCCCGGGCGAGCTGCTCGTAACTTTGGCTCTCGGGAAAGTTCAttgagaaaattgttttctcaTAAAATGATGAGCTTTCCCGGACTCGGGGAGGGATTTGCACCTACGCTACGTAAATATACCATTCCGTCCGGATGCTCCCACTTGCTTCCGACACGGGCAAGCGCAGCTTTCCATTAcaaattaatttgcaaaacAGCCACCCACAGTCGCAACGGCTGGGACGGGTGGACCACAGGCAGCTGGAAagtgtgctggaaaattgaaaaatggccCCCTTGGTGCACGAATGGCAATTGCTAAATAAAAGCACTAGCTTACGGGGGTTGTCCTGAAACGGTGGGcgttggtgggggt
This window harbors:
- the LOC128726993 gene encoding uncharacterized protein LOC128726993; amino-acid sequence: METPGGSSNICFLRWMRWIDMINGIQLFNVTPLAGTFTRIFYILQAVQLLVAYNFGIVCLHAASLEEFAVQFNQFGGILLTFSRLININVHRSALVRTAQFINEAKFHHLNERADNIRTSTLRYAGRFLTALLGIQLVTLIFWFVLNELQSRSQDVLLPSLVHLPFDVTRWSATVRFAFRLYFYAANSQLMLTFLGSYVITSSYLLSLTIELRILNGSYARAPMDPRSLDGFLKDRAIYKVELLEHIGTIKRQMNVSLLLELVFIVCLLTINGLRLLTTGSVFSEVALSSSMILIYLLELFQYCWQVDEMELLHEHQTHDVYSTPWYNDRVVRQKKTQLLLTIQMAQVPLRFMSGGMYRLSVALFVSVVQFIYSLVMLLLQFKS